A segment of the Nomascus leucogenys isolate Asia chromosome 1a, Asia_NLE_v1, whole genome shotgun sequence genome:
aaacgccatctctactaaaaatacaaaattagctggacggggtgggacacgcctgtaatcctagctactagggaggctgaggcaggagaatcgcttgaacccaggaggtggaaggtgcggtgagccgagatcgtgccactgcactccagcctgggcaacaagagcaaaacttggtctcacaaaaaaaaaaaatcagaggaccAAGTTTGAAGCAACCACAAATGCTGGAATATGAGGAAAGAAACCTGGAAATGAGAGAGCCAAAGACAGGAAGCCCTAAATTCTGTGCATAAACTGGGCCCAAATCTCTGCATAACCTCACATATATGGGGTAGATTCCAAGCTAAAGAACTTAAGTGAGATTTGAGCTGCCACCCAAGACACAGAGTTTGCATTGTAAATCAAATCAGGTTACCTGCCTGCCAAAGATAAAAACACTTTTTAGAGGAATACAAACAAATATCTAAGGTGTCCACAACATACAACATTCTCActgtacaaaaatcaacccaaaatcTGACCCAtgctcaaaaaaaagataattatggaGACCAACTCCAAGCAGACCAGCCATTGGAATTAGCAGataaggattttaaagcagctttTTAAACCATGCTCAATAAGGAAAGCAAAGTAAGGTCATAATGAATTAAAAGATAGGAAATTaggtaaaataaatagaaactatataaaaaaagaatcaaatgcaaATTCTAAAACTGCAAAATATGTGAAGTAGAACATTCACTGGATGGTCTTAATCACAAAATGGAGATAAGGGAGAAAAACTTGGTGAAGTTTAAACTAGATTAATAGAAACTATCCAATCTGAAGAAcagaggaggggaagaaaaattggggaaaataaatgaatagagcatctgtgaaagaaaaattacTGAAGAAATGGCCAAAATGTCTACAAATTTAATCAGAAATACAGTATAGACAATTCAAAGGCTCTGAGATTGCCCAAGCAAGTCCAGTGCTGAGAACTCTATCTACATTGTGTTCACACTAATTCTCAGGCCCAGGCTATGGAGGTTAAGTATATGCCCAGTGGTACAGCTCTGAGTAAGAGAGTCAGGTATCTCTttgaacaaaaaatatatatatataattcaatgGGCAGTGCAAGACTCAGGCCTGCTACTAACTCTTGTTTCCTTCCTGACCTTTGGGGAGGATACTAAATGCCCTTTCTCTCTTAGCTCTTCTCTCCCTTACTCTCCTTGGTTTACCAAGGAGTCTTGCAAATAAGTGATAGAGTTGATGCCACCAATTCCCTGCCGTCCACCTTTCAGCGACACCCATCAAGTCTGAACTCAATTCTATTTCCTCACTCTGtgcctccattccactctaccCATGGTCCCACTCCCTTTAGGATAAAGGTCTAACACCATTGAAGACTCACCTCTTTCTTCCGATGCTGTTCATTTTGCCCATCTTTAGGGAGCTGGTTTAGCTAACAGAATGTCTCAAATTGGGATCCAAGTGTTTTACATGGTGACATGCCTATGGGGAAATTAGGCTTGAAGTGCAAACCTCTTATTCATAAATTGATCTCAGGTCTATCTGAAGTAAAGGCAGATTCTACACCACAGAATTACCAAAGGCTGCAAGAAAGAGTTTCACACTAAGAATGGCtggaaatcacaagcattccctCATGGCACCTGCTGTAAATCCCCAGATTTATGGTCAGTAAGAGTTGTGTGCAGTTATAATCATGCCTCACGCTGGGATGATAACCTTTCCAGAAACCAGGTGTGTTTTTGTGTCTGGGCTTAATCACCAAACCCAGCAAAGCCCTGGACCACGTGACTTTTTCGTTCAGCAGGTGGGAGCCTCATGTCCAACCTCAGAAACTAAGCAGGGTCACTGTTTAGATAAAGAAGTGGGTGGGATGTTCCAGTAATAAGAGTGCTAAGAGCAGAGGGGTGACGACAATCCGTGCAGACACAGGGGGGTGCAGACACTGGGCTGACACATCCCTTCCCCTGTAAGCCTCTAGGGGAACACCCAGATGGTAGCTTCCCTACATTTCCTGACAGTGGCATAATTTTGTTCTCAGTCTATGAAAAATAGTGCCCATCATGGCAGGTACAGGGTTGAGAAATAATGAAATTGTGGTAGAAAAGAGAACACAGATGTCTTCTACTCATTTCCCCTTTACTTCTCTTTTTAGGGtaggaaataaaaagagattCATATCTGCTCTTTTTTCCTCCCTGTGGATAACCTTGATCctgccactttttctttttaaggcctTTATGTTCATTAACAGCTTATTTTGGAAATTCTTGCAGAATCTGCTTTCCTCTACTTTAGCCACACTTGATGTACATGATATTTATTGTTACTCTGACTCCGGCAGGGGCAGAGGGGCCTTCTGGGTGATATATTTATTGTTGTAAGTGACACAAGGCAAGGATAATTTAGGACAGGTCAGAGGGTAAGTTTTTGTTTAGCGAAGCACCATCAGGAGGAGGGAGGGTATCTGGAGTTGCATCTGGGGGCCTCAGAGCTGGGTGTTAGGGCAGGTCTTCTGCCCCAGACCAAGGGTTTGTCCCCATTCTCCTAAGCTTTGGACAGCTAACAAAGCAACCTGCAACAACCAACCTTCAAAGCATCCCTGTCTATACTTTCAGGATAGGAAATATATCAGTGTCTGAAGCCAACTAGACATCTCACAAAGTGTTCTTCATTTCCTGCAAATTGgatataaagagataaaaataccCACACCTGGAGACTGAACAAGATATTTGCAAGCCACCCCTCAGTACTACTCTTGTCCTTTCCTACCGATTACATGTCCTTTATACATGTGCCTAGGACTCTTAGTTGGTGTTGGCCAGGGTTTCCTAAAACAAAAGCAATGCTCAGAAATGATTCACACTTCTTATTATGGTCTTTAGACTCTCAGAGACAAAGAATACTGTTTTCCCGGCAAAATGAAGCCCAAACTTTAGTGTTCATATTGTTTAATAAGTCATAGGTTGAAAAAACAGCAGCATAAACTACTGTTTCTGTTTAAGCAGAAACACTGTGCTTAAACCAAATCATTAAGATAAATGGTTAGAATAAACATAATCATCTGGCCTTagcaatatagcaaaaccttgtctctacaaaaagtttaaaaattagttgggcatggtggtccatgcctgtagtcccagctactaggagactGAGgggcaaggatcacttgagcccagaaattcgaggctgcactgagcgatgatcacaccattgcactccagccatggctacagaaggaaaacttgttttaaaaaaaaaaaatttttttaagtggccTGATTCAAGTCAAGCATCAGACAAGGCCCTCAACTCCCTCTCATTCTCAAGCCCATGTCCAGTGGTTTCCACTAAGCTCAGGAATCCTTTGGCTTCATTTCTCCCATTGTGGGTGCCCCTGCCCCATTACCCAGACATGGACTTCCCGTGGATCTAGAAGATGGCAGCGTTGTGTAGAGAAGAGCACTTCCAACTCACAGCCTCAACAGATGTTTCCAGTCCTGTTCTGGAGAAAACCTGAAGGCCGAATGAATTAGAATGGTTCTGCTTCACCTAGACCATCTGGGACCTTTACTAGCACAAAATCACGAAGCAGAAGGGAGCAATAGGAAGAAAAGTCACCAGGTCTGAGGCACCGATGTGCAAGCATTGTGCTGGAACAGTCAACATTCACCATCATCTCCACCTCACAGCAACCCTGCCCTTTAGGGATGAGGAACAGGGAAGGCAGAGAACACATCAATCTTTCAGGGCTCAGCTGAGAACAAAACTATACAATCTGAGACTGCCCAATTACACTCAAAGATGTTTCTGCTCTACTAGATCACCAGTCACAGGTCACTAACTGAGTTGTCCATGGCAGATTCTGCAAGAGCCTTGCCTGTAGAACAACCCTGAACTGATAACTTTTCTGCACCCCCTCGGTAGAAACACCTCTGCAACACTAATATACTGAACCATAAGGCTCAGCCTCCACACAGACCTAGAGCTAAACAATCTTAGTTTGGGACTcaagaataatttaaaagaaaaacattatttgttCATACTTCTTGAAGAACATTCAGGAGAACCCCAATTCAAAATTTACAGCATAATTTTaaggggagggaaaaaaagcTCACTTTTTCTCTATTGCCAAGTTCTCtttcaccaccaccatcccccGCCTACCCAAGCTGACCTGGAGCTTTTGGTGTAACAAAGCCCAAAACTTGCTTTTCAGCAACATCCCCCACTCTTTCCAtcccttaaatatttttcttaacctCCAATCCTATATTATATAGATTAATCCAGCCTTTCCCCACCCTTTACTTCAGCAAGCAAGAATCCTTTCTCTTTGACAGAGAATTTGGAAAAAACTGAGAAGGCTCATAAATGCAGGATTTTCTTTCAGAGATATAGGCATTAATATCATATGTTGATACTGCACATTAATGCATTAGCACTGCACATTACATTAATATTATACGTTAGCACTGCATGTTACATTAGTGTTGTATGTACCTGCATACATTAATACTGTTTGCCCTCACCTTGATGTAGTCAGGCCTTCCACTGGTATAGACCCTTTCTGGTACTCCCGCCTTGGCTTGAAGGACTCTCTGGGCAGGTAAGAGTGATAGAAAGGGTAGTTCTGGGTATATTCGGAGAGAAGACATGGTTTCTCTGTTTTATCATAAATCTTGGTAGGGAGATGTGGACAGTGATGCCGCCTATAAAAGACACAGAGTTAGGTTGATTACCTTCTTGGGAGAAATAAACCCAATTAGATAAGAGTACTTCTGCCAAATGTGACTCAGACTATAAAATCATAGGACTGCCAACACTGAAAACCAGAATTCAACCATTACTTTTTTCCACTGAACTATGTGAATATGGCCAGAATATAAAGGTGGTCTGTAACTACAATTGGTTAATAAAAATTCCTTGGATGAGAGAATTACACACAAGCTGTTACACATGCCACATTGCTTGTGTAAGCATGGAAATATTTCCATACCATAATAGAGAAATGGCTGTGTCCCCAAGTTCTCCGAGTGCCACCCAGCTGCCCCAGGTCCTCCCCTGAGGTCTCGCAACAGCCCAGGAATTCAGGGCTTACTACTGACCTAACAGGGTGCTCCAAGGCTCCCCAATAGGGCCAGCTAGTGTTTTTTCTAACTGGTTAGCTCCTGGGTCAACTCAGAATATCATCATTGTACACAAATGACATCATTCAAAGCAAATCACCTTAGTTCTGTCCACCAAACACCGCTGACTATGTGAAACCACTTTCACATCGAAAGTCTccctcatttattctttcaggTCTCACCTCAGTTATTACAGCCTTAGAAAGACTTTCGCCGATCATCTTATACCCAGGATCCACCCCGCCATCGtacccccctccccaccactctTCCCTGAGtgtgcacatattttctcctatCACCCTGTATGTGCCTGTCCCATCACTTACAGCTACCTGTGACTGGCACGTCTGTTGGCAagtttgtttattgtctgtctcatCTGTCAAGCTCAGGGCCTTCATCAACCTTGTTCACTGCTACATAGTACGTGTACACTGTACATTTTTCAACCTCGTCCACTGTTCATCGTACATGATGTACATCTCTATATATCATATCCTGAATttttcattcagtaaatgtttactgcGTACTGgcacattcagtaaatatttattgaatgaaagacTGAGTGTATCAGtgaatgattaaataaacttTATACCTAGTGATGAATGAATTGAACAAATGATAAATAGTATTTAGCAGTCAAAATTTATAGTGAGCTTTTCCATTTTACATGCATGGTAGTAAATgaaacttatttatttagttactACTTACAGCTGGACTGAGGCAGCTGTTAAAGCTATCAAAAACTAAGTGAAggcagtttatcaattttgtgtGTGCCCACAGACAGTCTTCACAATCCAGCTGGGGTCCCTCTCATCATCAGGCCCCAGCACATCAGCAAAAATTCCATGCTGGTGTTTTCCAACTCAGCTACCTTCATGAATGGCATAGAATTGTTTTCCCCTTTTCACACTGGACTGATTTTTAATCACAGAAACTAAAATGCAATACTTTGGGGTAGTACATGGGGGAAGGgagataaaatgagagaaagaaaccaagaaTTCCTCACTGCTCTAATGTAAAGCTATTTTCCAGGCAACAGCTGGCACGCTGCTGCTGTTAGTAAGTTCAACcttttatataaatgttactgCCACCACTGTTGTTACTATGTCCCTCTCTTCCATCTACTCCCCAGAGAAAATCATCAACACCTGTACTGTTCATATGGCTAGAATCGCATATTAACAAGTACCATTAGAGAGATCCCTACTTATTTTCTTCTCACCTATAGATTTGTTATCAGAAATGCCTTAAGAAGGCATGAAACTGCCTGATTTACTTTGTATTATAAAAGCAGTATTGATTCAcggtaaatattttagatattcctCATCATTTACAAGGAAAATCTTCCACAAATATGCTGTCCTTATAGTATGAATATCTAAATTTCACAGTGTTAAATACAATCAATaaaagtttgctttttctttttcagaatgcaCATTCTTGGCATTTAGTGTACAAAGCtgtgtatttctattttataccCCTTTAATAAAATATCTCCTAATTGTTGGCAAATAAATTGAGTGCTTTAAAGTATCTTCTGTACATTCAAGAGATAAATTGTTATGTTTGCAtagtaaacaaacaacccatcCCCCACAGTAGATACATGTTAAACATTATTGCCATTTCTGTGCTCACAATCGGTCCAACTATCTGAGATTTCAATTTAAGCCAACCACTACCCTATCATTTTAGGATTCCGACAAACCTCAAATCAAAAGCCAAGAAGCACTGGCTACCAAAAATACCTCTGCATGTATATTTTATTCACc
Coding sequences within it:
- the SAXO1 gene encoding stabilizer of axonemal microtubules 1 isoform X2 yields the protein MAPMKMKCICELCSCGRHHCPHLPTKIYDKTEKPCLLSEYTQNYPFYHSYLPRESFKPRREYQKGSIPVEGLTTSS